The Burkholderia mayonis DNA window CGCGCGCGTCACTTTCGTGTACGCGGCGAACGGCATCGCCGGATACAGCAGCGAGCCGTCGCTCGAGCGGCCAGTGTGCATCATCGAGTAGAACTCGTCGGCGGTCCATTTGCCGATGCCCGCCTCGTCGTCGGGCGTGATGTTCGGCGAATACAGCGTGCCGAACGGCGTCGGCATCGCGCGGCCACCCGCGAAGAGCTTCTCGTCCGGCACCGTATGGCACGCGATGCAGTCGCCCGCGCGCGCCAGATATTCGCCGCGCCGGATGGTCGCCGCGTCGTTCGACGGCTGCGCGGATGCGACGGACGCCGTGAACGCCGTGCCCGCGGCTGCGAACAGCACGCCGGCGAATGCAAGCGCGCTGCGGAATTTGACGGTCAGTTGCTTGTGCACCGAGGCCTCCATTAGCGCGGTTCGCCACCGCATGCGAGCGGCATGTCGAGCGAGTCCGCGGGGGCGGGCGACGGATTGGCGGGCGCCGGCCGCGACGCGAGCCACGCGGAGATCGCGGTCACGTCGATGTCGGTGAGCCGGGATGCGACCTGCTGCATGCAGTCGGGCCCGATCGACGTACGCGTGCCGTAGCGCCACGCGCCGAGCTGCGCGCTCAGGTATTCCGCGTGCAGGCCGAGGAGGCCCGGCACAGCGGGCTCCATGCCCGTCAGCGCCGCGCCGTGGCACGACGCGCACGCGGGAATCTTGCGCGACGGGTCACCCGACTTCACGAGCTGCTGTCCCCTCTCGAGCACCGCGGGCGCGGCGGCGGGCGCCGCGATCGCCGGGAACGGCGGACGCCGGCTCGCGAAGTGGTCGGCGATCCGATGCAGGTACGCGTCGGGCAGATACGCGAGCAGGTAGTTCATCGGCGGGTACTTGCGCCGGCCGTCGCGGAACGCGGCGAGCTGGTTGTACAGATAACCGGCGGGCTTGCCGGACAAGCGCGGGAAGTAGTCGTTCGACGTTCCCTCGCCCTGCCGGCCGTGGCACGCGGCGCATGCGAGCACGCGCGCCTCCATCGTATCGGGCGCGCGTTCCGTCTGCGATTCCTGGGATAGCGCCGTCTGGCTCAGCAACGTGCACAGCACGGCAAGTACAGCGGTGGGTCTCGAGGTCACTGTCATCCTCTCCGGCAAGGCCTCCCGTTCCCGCCATCGACGCGAACCGCCCCTGCGGATCGTGGGGGAAGCGGGTACGCCGCAGGCACCATCGCTTTCTTTGGTCTCATGGGAACTTGTTGTTCAAATTTTCGATGTCGCGAAAATCTCATGAGCACCGTTGCTTTGCGTTGATTCATGTCAATCAAATACCTCTTTAAATTGATAATCGATCGGATGCGCAATCGCAAATTTCATGTTTTTGAATTTGGCCGCCCATGCACAAAGCGCAACATTTCGCGACGCCTCACACGACGTCGCGATTTTTTTCTTATGCACCAATGCATTCCGCGCGGCGATCCCGCGCGAGTCGTCGTCGCAGCAGCGCGTGGAGCGCGCCGCCCGCGGCCGCGCGAGCGGCCAGATGAAGGCCGTGCGTCAAATCCGCACGGTGCGGCGCGCGCCGCCGCGCTCAATCGCAATCTCGAGCGAGCCTGCCGGCGCGGAGCTCAATCGATCGCGCACGTCGTCGATGGCCGACGGGTCGACATGCTTGCCGTCGATCTCGACGAGCACGTCGCCGTTTTCGAGACCGTAGCGGCCGAGGTCGTCCGACCGGTTGTGGAACAGCTGCACGCGGCCGTCGACATAGCGGATCGCGATCGTGCGCAGCGGCTGCGGATCGTCCTGCGTGAAGCGGCTCGCGTCGTAGCAGAACTCCATCGTGCTCGGCACGAACATGTAGCGATCGAGCCGCGCGAGGAAGTTCATCCCGAGCATGTCGCCGCCGCCTTCGGCGACGCGCAGGCCGCCGACCAGCTTGCCGTCGAACGACAGCCCCTTCGCGAAGTAATCGAGCGACTGCCCGACGCCGTTCGCCGACAGGCTCGGCACCGTGTCGCCGAGCGGCTTCGCGGCCTTGCGGCTCGCGAGGAACGCGAGCGTCGGCGCGGACACGATCGAATGGCGCGCGCCGGTATCGAAACGGAACATCGTCCATTGATCGCCGAAGTCGACGCTCACGGCGGGCGACTGGCCGAAGCTGTCCTGATGCGGGACGCAATGCTGGAAGCGCTGCCCGGCGGGCGGATGACGCCAGACCGTCAGTGTGCCGCTGCGATTGTCGGCGATCCGGCTCAACTGGCGAAAGATCTCGATGCCGACGACGCCGTCGATCTGCGCGCCGAACGCCTGCGACAGCAACGACAGATCGAGGCCGAGCCACGGATAGAAGCTCGGCACCTCGAAGCTGCCGAGCGCGAGCGGCAACGGCTGCCACAAGCGCACGCGCTCCTGCGGGAGCACGCCGTCTGTCGTCGTGGGGCCTTTCGCGAGCATCGCCCGATATGCAATCGGAATCTGCTCGTCGGTCGACGGCTGCGTGATCGACTGCGCGAGCTGGTTGTCGATCACTGTGTGACTCGCGCCCGTGTCGACGAGAGAGCGATAGGTCTTGCCCGCGATCGCAACGGGCACGACGAATCCGCTCTTCGGCCTGAACGATACGGTTCGCCGCAAACGCGCAAGCATCGGCACGCGCGCATCCATTGCAGTGCGCACACCCGAGCGGCGCACTGCGAGGCCAGCCACGCGCCTTCGCTCGAGCGCGCGCATCCGCAAATTCCCTTTCGCGAAATCGATAGCAGAACAAAGTCGAAGCTGGCCATTGACCCGTTTTACGCGCGCCGACGATGATGGCTGCGGATTCGCGGCACGGCCGCGCGGCCGTGCATCACGCCGCGGCACGCCGCACCGCGCGCAAACGCCGCATCGACACACGAGCCACATGACCTCTCACGACACGCCCCGCTCCACCTCTCCCCAATCCGTTCATGACGGCACGCGCCGCCTGCTGCTGAAGGCGGCGGGCGCGGCCGCGCTTGCCGCACCATTGTCGGGCGGCCTCGCCGCACTGTCGGCCAGCGGCGCCGCGCACGCACAACGCAGCGAGAAGACGCTGCGGATTGGCTATCAGAAATACGGCAACTTCGTCGTGCTGAAAGCGCGCGGCACGCTCGAGAAGCGGCTCGCCGATCAACATGTTGCAATCCAATGGATTGAGTTTCCCGGCGGCCCCCAACTGCTAGAAGGCCTCAACGCCGGCGCGATCGACGTCGGCACCGTCGGCGAGACGCCGCCTGTCTTCGCGCTCGCCGCCGGCGTCGACTTCGTCTATGTCGGCAGCGAGCCGCCCGCGCCGCAGGGCGAGGCGATCGTCGTGCCGCACGATTCGCCGGTTCGCGCCGTCGCGGATCTGCGCGGCAAGAAGATCGCGCTCAACAAGGGCTCGAACGTCCACTACCTGCTCGTCAAGGCGCTGCAGCGCGCGAAGATCGATTACCGCGACATCACGCCCGTGTATCTCGCGCCCGCCGATGCGCGCGCGGCGTTCGCGCAGCGCGGCGTCGACGCTTGGGTAATTTGGGATCCTTATCTCGCCGCAGTCGAGCGGCAAATGAACGCGCGCGCAATCGCGAACGGCGAAGGGCTCGTGAACAACACACAGTACTATCTCGCGAGCCGGCAGTTCGCCGAAGCCGAGCCGCAACGGATGCGCGTGCTCCTCGACGAGGTCGGCGCGGTCGACCACTGGGCGCGCGAAAACGCCGCCGCGGTTGCCGCGCAGCTATCGCCGCTCGTCGGTCTCGACACCGCGACGCTCGAACTCGCGTTGAAGCGGGCGAGCTACGGCGTGCAGCCAATCGACCATGCGACGCTCGCGTATCAACAGCAGATCGCCGATACGTTCGCAAGCCTCAAGCTGATTCCGCGCAAGATCGACGTCGCCGCCGCACGATGGCAAGCGGCGTAGGCGCTCGCGAATCTTCGCGAATCCTTACGAATCGCAACGCAATCACGTCGAGCGAAGCGCCGACGCGTTTTGCCACGCAGCGTCAGACAATGCGTCGGCATGCCGCCGCGGGGGCGACGGCATGCCCCGATGCGATTTTTCTCCGCATCGGGCCATCGCTGGCCACATCAAGATCATCCGGGCGAAAAGGCCAGAGCGCATCGCTCGATGCATCGATAGGCCCGACGCAGGTGTGTAGCCGCGCGATGCGCGCGAGCCGACACACGCGACAAGCCGGCCGTTCGCGGCCGATTGATTGCGCGTCGATCGCCGATTGCCGATTGCCGATTGCCGAGCAATCGCGAAGACGTGTTCGAGACGATGCGTCACCCGATGCACGGCGCGACTCACCCGCATGGCTTTCCGTCAGCCGCGCCGGCTTCGCCGCGCTCCGGCATGCGGCCGTCCCTGCCCTCATCGGCCGCACCGGCGGCGGCGACGACAGGCCTGCACCATGATTCAGGGCTGCTCCAGAACGCGTTGAACTGGAACCGGCGACGCGTTCGCGCGGGAGCCTTCGCGTCGACCGCTCCGCTCCGCTCGCGCAGCTCGACCTGTCGCCCGCCGGCCTTCAGGCGCTCGACGATCGCGGCGAGCGTGCCGTCCGCGGACCATTCGTCGAAGCGGCGGCGGCAAGTCGGCAACGACGGATAGCGGCGCGGCAACGCGCCCCAACATTCGCCCGTCGTCAGCACCCACAGCACGGCGTTCGCGACCGCACGCGCCTGCGCGCGCGGCCGGCCGCAGCGCGTATTCCGCACCGGCTGCGTCGCCAGCAGCCCCTCGATACGCGCCCATTCGTCATCGCTCAACTCTTCGAATTGCATCGTCAGCCCTCTTCGAGAAATCGGCGGAAACACGCACGCACACGACGTGCGCAACGCCGATGAAACGCCTGTCAGCCACGGCAAACGCAGAGCGTCTGCCGCGCGGGCCTCGTGCAATCGTTCGGAATGTGGGCAAGCGCACGCCGCGCCGCCGAAGGCGACGTCACGCGGACGCCGGATGGAATACCGACAGCGTGCGGATCAAAAGCCGCACGATACACGAACCCTCTTCCCCAGATAAATTCGTTGTTGTTCTAAGTAAATCTCAGGATCTCGATTCGACTCCATCGAGCGTGCATCGCGTCGCAGCGATGCGATTCGCCGCGACCGGCTGCGCCATTTGCAGCGGGACGCGGATGGGCAGACGCGTTCGTTCGGACGCTCCGGATTCGGTGCCCCGTTCGAGCGTCGTTCTCAAGCGGCGATTCGATTGGAGCGCAATATTACACGCGGGCCGTGAGAAATCCAATGCTGTCAATATCGGCAGCGCTGCGGCGGCGCATCAATGGTATGCGTGAGACCACGCGCGAGCCTTGTTCCGACGGCCCGCGCGCCGCCTCATGCGCTGCGAAGCAGCCGGCTGCGCGTGAACGCGCGATCGCCGCGCAGCTTGTCGAGAAACGCGTCGGACGGCACCCGGTCGAGGTCGGTCACCACGTAGCCGATGTCGCCGCGCGTCTGCAGATGCTGTGCGACGATGTTCGCGCCGTCCTGCGCGAGCAGCGTGTTGAGCACCGCGAGCACGCCCGGCGTGTTGCCGTGCACGTTCAGGAGTCGCGCGGCCGACGTGCATTCGCCCGGACTCACTTGCGGAAAATTGACGGCGCCCGCGCTATCGCCTCGCGTCAGGAACGCGACGAGCTTCGACGACACTTCCGCACCGATGCTCTCCTGCGCTTCTTGCGTGCTGCCGCCGATGTGCGGCGTCAGGATCACGTTCGGCAGTCCTTGCAGAACGGATTCGAAGCGATCCACGTTGCTCTTCGGCTCGTGCGGAAACACGTCGATCGCGGCGCCGCCCAGACGCTTCTGCACGAGCGCATCGCGCAGCGCGTCGATGTCGACGACGGTGCCGCGCGACGCATTGATCAGGATTGCGTTGGATTTGAATTGCGTGAGCGCGTCCGCATCGATCATGTTGTGCGTCGATGCGTTCGCCGGCACGTGCAGCGTGACGACGTCCGCGAGCGCGATTGCGTCGCCAAGCGAGCGCGCGGGCTGCGCGGAGCCGAGCGACAGCTTCGCCTGCACGTCGTAATAGACGACCTTCATGCCGAGCGCCTCCGCGAGCACGCCGACCTGCGCGCCGATGTTGCCGTAGCCGACGATCGCGATCGTCTTGCCGCGCGCCTCGAACGATCCGCCCGCGCCCTTCGCCCACTCGCCCGCATGCGCGAGCACGCTCTTCTCCGGTACGCGCCGCAGCAGCAGGATCGCCTCCGCAATCACGAGCTCCGCGACCGATCGCGTATTCGAAAACGGCGCATTGAACACCGGAATGCCGTGATGCGCGGCCGCCGACAAATCGACCTGCGACGTGCCGATGCAGAAGCACCCGATCGCGAGCAGATGGCGGGCGGCGTCGATCTCGTCGCGCATCAGGTGCGTCGCCGAGCGAATGCCGATCAGTTGATGGTGCTGCAGCGCGTGCTTGAGTTCATCGCCGGCGAGCGCACCCTTGCGCCGCTCGATGTCGACGTGCGCATCGGCGAAATGCAGGGATGCGCTGTCGTGGATGTTTTCGAGGAGGAGAACGGAAGTCATGTCACCCAGCGTGATGGTCGAACCATGGAGGAAGTCGGGAATTTCGGCGCGGCGCCCGCTGCTCGCACACGAGCTACGTCTGCCGCTCGCACCGAGCGCGCCGTGCGCAATGCAATTCGCGTCGCCGTTCGAAAATCGTAAGCCTTGCGGGAATACAACACAAGGTTGCCGACATCTCCTACTGTGTGTGGGGAATTGCCGCTTGATATGGCTGAAGGAATGCGGACGATGTGTCGTGAAAACGCATCGATGCGAACACAAACATCCCTGCTCTCGATAGGTGTACTCGGAATGCGCATTGCGCGCACTTCACGCCTGCATCGTACCCCGTCGCGCTCGACCGACCCGCAACGCATGTCGGATACGACGCTTCGCGGATCGCAAGACCGCGTGCGACGCTCAGCGCCTGCTGCTCGGCGACGCACCGGTCCAACGCCTGAATGCCCGGCTGAAATTCGCGCGATCGGTGTAGCCGACACGCACCGCGATCTCCTCGACCGTCAGTTGCGTGCCCTCGAGCAGGCGCAGCGCGTCGCGCAGCCGGATCTCATCGAGCAGCGCCGAATACGTCGTGCCGTAGTCGCTCAGCTTGCGCTTGAGCGTGCGCTCGGACAGATGCAGCTCGCGCGCGAGCGCGTCGAGCGACGGATAGCCGTCGCTGCCGCGGATCAGCAGATTTCGCACGCGCTCGACGATGCTCTCCGCGTAGCCGAGCCGCGCGAGCTCTGCTTCGCACTGCTGGACGATCATCTGCGCGGTCTGCGCGTTCGCGGTCTTGATCGGCTCGTCGAGAAGCGCCGCTTCGCAGCGGATCTGGTTCGCGGGCGCATCGAAATGACAGCGAGGAAGACGATCGCGATAGCGCGCGAAGTATGGCGGCTCGGGCCACTCGAAGCACAGCTCGGCGTTCGCCTTCATCGTCCTGTCATGCGACGGCGTGAGCAGCGAGTTGAACAGGATCGCCGTCTCGACCATGAAATTCTCGACCGCGAACTGGCGCAGCCTGCCGAGCGGAAACGCTTCGAGGATGTCGATCTGCACCGTGTGCTCGAGTTCCGTGAGCCGTATCGAAAAGAACGGCACGCGCGTCGGCAGATAACGGATGCCGAGCTGGATCGCCTCGCCGAGCGTCGCGCAGCTCATCAGCCCGAAGCCGATCATCCCCGATTTCGTCAGGCTGCTGCGCAGCCCGATCTCGATCGCGATCGACGGATCGTTCGTTTTCCCGAGCAAATTGAATACGATCGCCGCCTGCTGCAGCGGCGTGATGCGCGCGTCCGGCTCCTCGAGCTTCGCGCGCGTGACGCCCGTGTTCGCGAGAATGTCCGCGTCGGCGATGCCGCGCTCCTCCGCGAGCATCAGCATGAAAAGCGCATAGGCGGACGAGACGGTCGCCTTGTTCAATTGCCTCGTAGGATCCGGAACGGACGTGGCCATGTATCGACTCCGAGCGGTAACCGGCCGATTATAGCGACTGATGGCCCGATATGACTCGTCGCAGCGC harbors:
- a CDS encoding c-type cytochrome, with protein sequence MTVTSRPTAVLAVLCTLLSQTALSQESQTERAPDTMEARVLACAACHGRQGEGTSNDYFPRLSGKPAGYLYNQLAAFRDGRRKYPPMNYLLAYLPDAYLHRIADHFASRRPPFPAIAAPAAAPAVLERGQQLVKSGDPSRKIPACASCHGAALTGMEPAVPGLLGLHAEYLSAQLGAWRYGTRTSIGPDCMQQVASRLTDIDVTAISAWLASRPAPANPSPAPADSLDMPLACGGEPR
- a CDS encoding aspartyl protease family protein, whose protein sequence is MDARVPMLARLRRTVSFRPKSGFVVPVAIAGKTYRSLVDTGASHTVIDNQLAQSITQPSTDEQIPIAYRAMLAKGPTTTDGVLPQERVRLWQPLPLALGSFEVPSFYPWLGLDLSLLSQAFGAQIDGVVGIEIFRQLSRIADNRSGTLTVWRHPPAGQRFQHCVPHQDSFGQSPAVSVDFGDQWTMFRFDTGARHSIVSAPTLAFLASRKAAKPLGDTVPSLSANGVGQSLDYFAKGLSFDGKLVGGLRVAEGGGDMLGMNFLARLDRYMFVPSTMEFCYDASRFTQDDPQPLRTIAIRYVDGRVQLFHNRSDDLGRYGLENGDVLVEIDGKHVDPSAIDDVRDRLSSAPAGSLEIAIERGGARRTVRI
- a CDS encoding sulfonate ABC transporter substrate-binding protein; this encodes MTSHDTPRSTSPQSVHDGTRRLLLKAAGAAALAAPLSGGLAALSASGAAHAQRSEKTLRIGYQKYGNFVVLKARGTLEKRLADQHVAIQWIEFPGGPQLLEGLNAGAIDVGTVGETPPVFALAAGVDFVYVGSEPPAPQGEAIVVPHDSPVRAVADLRGKKIALNKGSNVHYLLVKALQRAKIDYRDITPVYLAPADARAAFAQRGVDAWVIWDPYLAAVERQMNARAIANGEGLVNNTQYYLASRQFAEAEPQRMRVLLDEVGAVDHWARENAAAVAAQLSPLVGLDTATLELALKRASYGVQPIDHATLAYQQQIADTFASLKLIPRKIDVAAARWQAA
- the serA gene encoding phosphoglycerate dehydrogenase, with the protein product MTSVLLLENIHDSASLHFADAHVDIERRKGALAGDELKHALQHHQLIGIRSATHLMRDEIDAARHLLAIGCFCIGTSQVDLSAAAHHGIPVFNAPFSNTRSVAELVIAEAILLLRRVPEKSVLAHAGEWAKGAGGSFEARGKTIAIVGYGNIGAQVGVLAEALGMKVVYYDVQAKLSLGSAQPARSLGDAIALADVVTLHVPANASTHNMIDADALTQFKSNAILINASRGTVVDIDALRDALVQKRLGGAAIDVFPHEPKSNVDRFESVLQGLPNVILTPHIGGSTQEAQESIGAEVSSKLVAFLTRGDSAGAVNFPQVSPGECTSAARLLNVHGNTPGVLAVLNTLLAQDGANIVAQHLQTRGDIGYVVTDLDRVPSDAFLDKLRGDRAFTRSRLLRSA
- a CDS encoding AraC family transcriptional regulator, which codes for MATSVPDPTRQLNKATVSSAYALFMLMLAEERGIADADILANTGVTRAKLEEPDARITPLQQAAIVFNLLGKTNDPSIAIEIGLRSSLTKSGMIGFGLMSCATLGEAIQLGIRYLPTRVPFFSIRLTELEHTVQIDILEAFPLGRLRQFAVENFMVETAILFNSLLTPSHDRTMKANAELCFEWPEPPYFARYRDRLPRCHFDAPANQIRCEAALLDEPIKTANAQTAQMIVQQCEAELARLGYAESIVERVRNLLIRGSDGYPSLDALARELHLSERTLKRKLSDYGTTYSALLDEIRLRDALRLLEGTQLTVEEIAVRVGYTDRANFSRAFRRWTGASPSSRR